One Fimbriimonadaceae bacterium DNA window includes the following coding sequences:
- a CDS encoding copper amine oxidase N-terminal domain-containing protein, whose protein sequence is MKEQLHRRFWTTPLALGLAVLPAFATAETVTIRRDSVIPVVLQDSLNFKDSRRGDRFSARVEESRDLPLGTVLEGRVLDVRPRRGDRPATMDLEFQNMVLPDGKRTGIRAVPIRLDDGRIRRGADGRLVASRGTSKEKFVLGGFLGGLILGNSIKKPFEGAVLGALAGIALAETQGQDGDSVAKRGTTLGAYFEREVKFDYRGPWNSRDFRNDDRYDPRDPDRRDYGDGRDPRDDRREPVISYEGRELRYGSNETPYWQGNTAMVPVERTARGLGLDAAWAGNRTLLIEDDRNLMRLDADSDEYRLNGRRGRLPVALVERGGVWYCPIEAFSAIRSNNVQVNGSRVGNKA, encoded by the coding sequence CGAAGGTTTTGGACGACCCCTCTGGCCCTGGGCCTGGCCGTGTTGCCCGCCTTCGCGACCGCCGAGACGGTCACGATCCGGCGCGACAGCGTGATTCCCGTCGTGTTGCAGGACTCCCTCAACTTCAAGGACAGCCGCCGCGGCGATCGCTTCTCCGCGCGGGTCGAAGAGAGCCGGGACCTTCCCCTGGGCACGGTGCTCGAAGGACGCGTGCTCGACGTTCGGCCGCGGCGGGGAGACCGACCGGCGACCATGGACCTCGAGTTCCAGAACATGGTGTTGCCGGACGGAAAGCGCACGGGAATTCGGGCGGTGCCTATCCGGTTGGACGACGGACGCATTCGACGAGGGGCAGATGGGCGCCTGGTCGCGAGCCGCGGCACCTCCAAAGAGAAGTTCGTCCTTGGCGGATTCCTGGGCGGCCTGATCCTGGGCAATTCGATCAAGAAGCCGTTCGAAGGCGCGGTCTTGGGTGCCCTCGCGGGGATCGCGCTCGCCGAGACCCAGGGGCAAGACGGGGATTCCGTGGCCAAGCGCGGCACGACCCTCGGCGCCTACTTCGAGCGTGAGGTGAAGTTCGACTACCGCGGCCCTTGGAACTCGAGAGACTTTCGCAACGACGATCGGTACGATCCGCGAGATCCCGACCGACGGGACTACGGCGACGGCCGCGACCCGCGCGACGATCGCCGCGAGCCCGTGATCTCCTACGAGGGCCGCGAACTGCGCTACGGCTCCAACGAGACGCCGTACTGGCAGGGCAACACCGCCATGGTTCCCGTCGAGCGAACCGCGCGCGGCCTGGGCCTGGATGCAGCCTGGGCGGGGAACCGAACGCTGCTGATCGAAGACGATCGCAACCTCATGCGCCTGGATGCCGACTCGGACGAGTACCGCCTCAACGGTCGGCGCGGCCGATTGCCCGTGGCTCTGGTCGAGCGTGGCGGAGTCTGGTACTGCCCCATCGAGGCTTTTTCTGCAATTCGTTCCAATAATGTCCAAGTAAATGGATCAAGAGTTGGAAACAAGGCGTAG
- the pdxT gene encoding pyridoxal 5'-phosphate synthase glutaminase subunit PdxT gives MPRTVGVIAVQGDFEKHAAALSRCDPKLEVVGVRTPEELEGVERVILPGGESTTVGLLMERYGLGAALQAAARGGMPVWGTCMGMILMAHEVVGRDQYTLDLLDISVERNAFGAQVHSFEDLVPIEGLDAPVLGVFIRAPIVTRCGEGVQVLGRYDGKVVAVRQGLRLGTSFHPELTDDIRLHRYFLAMGQDA, from the coding sequence ATGCCGCGCACCGTGGGGGTCATCGCCGTCCAGGGCGATTTTGAGAAGCACGCGGCGGCTCTTTCGCGGTGCGATCCGAAGCTCGAGGTGGTCGGCGTGCGCACCCCAGAGGAGCTCGAAGGGGTCGAACGCGTGATCTTGCCCGGTGGCGAGAGCACCACGGTGGGCCTGTTGATGGAGCGGTACGGCCTCGGTGCGGCGCTGCAGGCGGCCGCCCGCGGCGGAATGCCCGTGTGGGGAACCTGCATGGGGATGATCCTGATGGCGCACGAAGTCGTCGGCCGCGATCAGTACACGCTCGACCTCCTCGACATCTCGGTCGAACGCAACGCGTTCGGCGCCCAGGTCCACAGCTTCGAGGATCTGGTGCCGATCGAGGGGTTGGACGCCCCCGTGCTGGGTGTCTTCATCCGCGCCCCGATCGTCACGCGGTGCGGCGAGGGAGTCCAGGTCCTTGGACGCTACGATGGCAAGGTCGTGGCCGTTCGCCAGGGACTGAGGCTCGGCACGTCCTTTCATCCCGAGCTGACCGACGACATCCGGCTCCACCGCTACTTCCTCGCGATGGGCCAGGACGCATAA
- the rocF gene encoding arginase — translation MACRLDDVIDLIGAPLDHCGKRRGTRLGPAALRLAGLTDVLRAQGIDVADLGDLPVGNEATVRGGLRNYEPALAFLKTLKERVAASLEKGRCPLVVGGDHALAMGSVAAAFEQYGDDLAVLWIDAHADLNTPGSSPSGNLHGMPLSLLSGMASGTDGLADVQWRGLKDALAPGGSLRPDRLAWLGLREVDDGEKAILRSWHGAFTSTMQDIDRGGLVATMTRLDFWLRETGAKALWVSFDVDSLDPVLAPGTGTAVRGGLTYRESHLCAELLREQLDRSDAGYRLVGLDLVETNPLFDTNNQTATTAVEWIASLFGKTIL, via the coding sequence ATGGCGTGTAGACTGGACGACGTGATCGATCTCATCGGGGCCCCATTGGACCACTGCGGCAAGCGGCGCGGTACCCGTCTGGGACCCGCCGCGCTGCGGCTCGCCGGGTTGACGGACGTCTTGCGGGCGCAGGGAATCGATGTTGCCGACCTGGGCGATCTGCCGGTCGGGAACGAGGCCACGGTTCGCGGCGGGTTGCGCAACTACGAGCCCGCGTTGGCGTTCCTGAAGACGCTGAAGGAGCGGGTGGCGGCCTCCCTCGAGAAGGGACGGTGCCCGCTCGTGGTCGGCGGAGACCACGCGTTGGCGATGGGAAGCGTCGCCGCCGCGTTCGAGCAGTACGGGGACGATTTGGCGGTCCTCTGGATCGACGCGCACGCCGACCTGAACACGCCAGGATCGTCGCCTTCCGGAAACCTCCACGGCATGCCGTTGTCGCTTCTTTCGGGTATGGCGAGCGGAACCGACGGACTGGCCGACGTTCAGTGGCGCGGGCTCAAGGATGCCTTGGCACCCGGGGGTTCGCTGCGGCCGGACCGACTCGCCTGGCTGGGGCTGCGCGAGGTCGACGACGGGGAGAAGGCGATCCTCCGTTCCTGGCACGGCGCCTTCACTTCAACGATGCAGGACATCGACCGCGGAGGTCTCGTGGCCACGATGACGCGTCTGGACTTTTGGCTCCGCGAGACCGGGGCGAAGGCGTTGTGGGTCAGCTTCGATGTGGATTCCCTGGATCCGGTGCTCGCCCCGGGAACGGGCACGGCGGTTCGCGGCGGTCTCACGTACCGCGAGTCCCACCTGTGCGCCGAGCTCTTGCGCGAGCAGCTCGATCGATCCGACGCCGGCTACCGCTTGGTGGGACTCGACCTGGTGGAGACCAATCCCCTGTTCGATACCAACAACCAGACCGCGACCACCGCGGTGGAGTGGATCGCCTCGCTGTTCGGCAAGACGATCCTCTAG
- a CDS encoding KpsF/GutQ family sugar-phosphate isomerase: protein MSVETGRRVLLEEAGALERLAGALDASFEQAVQWFLECEGRVITCGLGKSGHIARKTAGTLSSTGTPSLFLHAAEAVHGDLGMVTRRDIVLLYTHSGETDELVKLFPSLRAIGARTLLITGRPDSSAGRLSDLVLSTHVWEEACPNNLAPTTSTTAMLALSDALAVAAMERRAFGREEFARFHPSGSLGKRLLLRVSDVMRTESDLALASAGDPVLDVMRRITQAGAGAAIVVDAQGGLQGVISDGDLRRHFLNAAQPLEGRAEDLMTRDPKRIEAGLLAAEALEVFQNLPVKIGEMPVVEEGKVVGLLALKDLLRSGIV from the coding sequence ATGAGCGTGGAAACGGGACGTCGGGTGCTGCTGGAGGAAGCCGGGGCGCTCGAGCGATTGGCCGGGGCGCTCGACGCGTCGTTCGAGCAGGCCGTCCAGTGGTTCTTGGAGTGCGAGGGGCGGGTGATCACGTGCGGGCTGGGCAAGTCGGGGCACATCGCGCGCAAGACGGCGGGAACGCTGAGCAGCACGGGGACCCCCAGCCTGTTTCTCCACGCGGCCGAAGCGGTGCACGGCGACCTCGGCATGGTCACCCGCCGCGACATCGTGCTCCTCTACACCCACAGCGGCGAGACCGACGAGTTGGTGAAGCTTTTTCCATCGCTGCGGGCGATCGGGGCGCGCACGCTGTTGATCACGGGCCGACCGGATTCGAGCGCCGGGCGCCTGTCCGACCTCGTGCTTTCAACCCATGTGTGGGAAGAGGCGTGCCCGAACAACCTGGCGCCGACCACCAGCACCACGGCGATGCTGGCGCTGAGCGACGCCTTGGCGGTCGCGGCGATGGAGAGGCGGGCGTTCGGCCGGGAAGAGTTCGCGCGCTTCCACCCGAGCGGATCCCTGGGGAAGCGCCTGCTGCTTCGGGTGAGCGACGTGATGCGCACGGAGTCGGATCTCGCGCTCGCCTCGGCGGGCGATCCTGTGCTGGACGTGATGAGGCGCATCACCCAGGCGGGCGCAGGTGCGGCCATCGTGGTGGACGCCCAGGGTGGATTGCAGGGCGTGATCAGCGACGGCGACCTCCGCCGCCACTTTTTGAACGCCGCCCAGCCCCTCGAGGGGAGGGCCGAAGACCTGATGACGCGAGACCCCAAGCGGATCGAGGCGGGCCTGCTGGCCGCCGAGGCCCTGGAGGTCTTTCAGAACCTGCCCGTGAAGATCGGTGAGATGCCGGTGGTGGAGGAGGGGAAGGTCGTGGGCCTGCTCGCCCTCAAAGACCTCCTCCGAAGCGGCATCGTCTAA
- the thrS gene encoding threonine--tRNA ligase yields the protein MNSNYETSHLYKLRHSAAHLMAQALTELFPGVKLAIGPPIENGFYYDVDPPEPIREEDLAKIEHRMRELANLKQPIERKVAKDRDEARSIILEECTLGQGEETALYKLELLEAVPEGEPVSFYDQKAVDKQGKERRFIDLCRGPHIENTAELKHFKLMSLAGAYWRGDVKNKQLTRIYGTAFESKQELETYLHNLEEAKKRDHRILGRELGLFMFSPRVGPGLALWLPKGATLRDTMVEFLKGEQLKRGYEPVVTPQIASQRLYEKSGHILTFKDKMFPFMEDEEKETFILKPMNCPFHIEIYAAQMRSYRDLPIRYAEFGTVHRYEQSGEVTGILRARGFTQDDAHLFVRPDQLLEEFKGVVDLMMTVLKKLGLTDYRARLGTKDPASDKYVGHDDNWKLATAAIEQACQEMGMEYEVSVGDAAFYGPKLDLIIKDALGRDWQMGTVQVDYNLPERFELEYIGEDSKPHRPVMIHRAPFGSLERMIGLLTEQYAGAFPLWLAPVQVALLPIADRHFEYAECLAAKLRGYESPASGPKLRVSVDDRRETLGKKIRENQMQKVPYMLILGDRDIENGTVGVRSREEGDLGAMTLDAFLARVAGEL from the coding sequence ATGAATTCCAACTACGAAACATCGCATCTCTACAAGCTCCGCCACTCCGCCGCCCACCTGATGGCGCAGGCCCTTACCGAGCTTTTTCCCGGCGTCAAACTCGCGATCGGCCCCCCGATCGAGAACGGCTTCTACTACGACGTCGATCCGCCCGAGCCGATCCGCGAGGAGGACCTCGCCAAGATCGAACACCGCATGCGCGAGCTGGCGAACCTCAAACAGCCCATCGAGCGCAAGGTGGCGAAGGACCGCGACGAGGCGCGCTCGATCATCCTCGAGGAGTGCACCCTGGGGCAGGGTGAGGAGACGGCCCTGTACAAGCTCGAGCTGCTCGAAGCGGTCCCCGAGGGCGAGCCCGTCAGCTTCTACGACCAGAAGGCCGTGGACAAACAAGGCAAGGAACGCCGCTTCATCGACCTGTGCCGCGGGCCGCACATCGAAAACACGGCGGAGCTCAAGCACTTCAAGCTCATGTCGCTCGCCGGCGCATACTGGCGCGGCGACGTCAAGAACAAACAGCTCACGCGCATCTACGGGACGGCGTTCGAGTCGAAGCAGGAGCTTGAGACGTACCTGCACAACCTCGAGGAGGCCAAGAAGCGGGACCACCGGATCCTCGGCAGAGAACTGGGGCTCTTCATGTTCTCGCCGCGCGTGGGACCGGGCCTCGCGCTTTGGCTTCCCAAGGGCGCGACGCTGCGCGACACGATGGTGGAGTTCCTCAAAGGCGAGCAGCTCAAACGCGGCTACGAGCCCGTGGTGACGCCTCAGATCGCGTCGCAGCGACTGTACGAGAAGTCCGGGCACATCCTCACGTTCAAGGACAAGATGTTCCCGTTCATGGAGGACGAGGAGAAGGAGACGTTCATCCTCAAGCCGATGAACTGCCCGTTCCACATCGAAATCTACGCGGCGCAGATGCGCTCGTATCGGGACCTCCCGATCCGCTACGCCGAGTTCGGGACCGTGCACCGGTACGAGCAGAGCGGGGAAGTCACGGGCATCTTGCGCGCGCGCGGCTTCACGCAGGACGACGCGCACCTGTTTGTGCGCCCCGACCAGCTTCTCGAAGAGTTCAAGGGCGTCGTCGACCTGATGATGACGGTGCTGAAGAAGCTCGGTCTGACGGACTATCGGGCGCGTTTGGGCACGAAAGATCCAGCCTCGGACAAGTATGTCGGGCACGACGACAACTGGAAGCTCGCGACGGCCGCAATCGAACAAGCGTGCCAAGAGATGGGCATGGAGTACGAGGTGTCGGTCGGCGACGCCGCGTTTTACGGACCCAAGCTGGACCTGATCATCAAGGACGCTCTGGGCCGCGATTGGCAGATGGGCACGGTGCAGGTGGATTACAACCTGCCCGAGCGCTTCGAACTGGAGTACATCGGCGAGGACAGCAAGCCGCACCGCCCCGTGATGATCCACCGGGCGCCGTTCGGGTCGCTCGAGCGGATGATCGGGCTCTTGACGGAGCAGTATGCGGGGGCGTTTCCGCTCTGGCTGGCACCGGTGCAGGTCGCGCTGCTGCCGATCGCCGATCGCCATTTCGAGTACGCCGAGTGCCTGGCCGCGAAGCTGCGGGGTTACGAATCCCCGGCGTCCGGCCCCAAGCTGCGCGTGAGCGTGGACGATCGCCGCGAGACGCTTGGCAAGAAGATTCGCGAGAACCAGATGCAGAAGGTTCCCTACATGCTGATCCTCGGCGATCGGGACATCGAGAACGGGACCGTCGGCGTGCGCTCCCGGGAAGAGGGCGATCTGGGCGCGATGACGTTGGACGCGTTCCTCGCCCGGGTGGCTGGGGAGCTCTAG
- a CDS encoding prepilin-type N-terminal cleavage/methylation domain-containing protein: MLARTNSRAGFSLVEMMVVVLILAILLAIAVPQWYAARGKAHQKVCMTQLREIDGAKEFYAAEHRLPPGAPVTEANLWPVYLKGSAFPACPAGGTYVIQPIGTAPTCSLAGAATFPHAID, translated from the coding sequence ATGCTTGCCAGAACGAACTCCCGCGCCGGATTCTCGTTGGTCGAGATGATGGTGGTGGTCCTGATCCTTGCGATCCTCCTCGCCATTGCGGTTCCCCAGTGGTACGCCGCGCGTGGCAAGGCGCACCAGAAGGTGTGCATGACGCAGTTGCGCGAAATCGATGGGGCAAAGGAGTTCTATGCGGCGGAGCACCGTCTGCCGCCGGGTGCTCCGGTTACCGAAGCGAACTTGTGGCCCGTGTACCTCAAGGGCAGCGCGTTCCCCGCCTGCCCCGCGGGCGGGACCTACGTGATCCAGCCGATCGGCACGGCTCCCACGTGTTCCCTCGCTGGCGCCGCCACGTTCCCGCACGCGATCGACTAG
- a CDS encoding ABC transporter permease, protein MAAMRTNFQAAVRSLREQRQRSILSALGITVGAMAIMLLVSIARGVQEDIGGQVEDLGINLLVVLPFRADDDTLFIPNAAGLSYLKIEDLERVRRVPGVRMATPFTFVGGSIRRGEKDSPSTLVLATGPEWFSIRPTEMEEGRPFSASDETQDVCVIGSIAKQKLFPDETALGKKVEINGVPHTVVGVTADPKAEASLFSAGSFANVAIVPFASFAARNPEPQIHRFMVQTQPDVEPGPLVKAVERALGERLDPAMYSVKTQQDLLKLVFRILGILTWLLTGLTSIALFVGGVGIMTVMLMSVGERAKEIGVRKTVGARRSDVFVQFLFESLLLAMLGGVAGIALSYAICLCLAQWTPIKPLIEAKTVFLAVGTCTGVGGVFGLLPAVRAARQDPVVSLRNE, encoded by the coding sequence ATGGCGGCGATGCGCACCAACTTCCAGGCCGCCGTTCGAAGCCTCCGGGAGCAGAGGCAACGCTCGATCCTGAGCGCTCTGGGCATCACGGTCGGGGCGATGGCGATCATGCTGCTGGTGAGCATCGCCCGCGGGGTGCAGGAGGATATCGGCGGCCAGGTCGAGGATCTGGGGATCAACCTGCTGGTCGTGCTTCCCTTCCGCGCCGACGACGACACGCTCTTCATTCCCAACGCCGCCGGCCTCAGCTACCTCAAGATCGAAGACCTGGAGCGCGTTCGCCGCGTGCCGGGCGTGCGGATGGCGACCCCGTTCACCTTCGTGGGAGGCAGCATTCGCCGGGGCGAAAAGGACAGCCCCTCGACCCTCGTCCTCGCCACGGGGCCGGAGTGGTTCTCGATTCGGCCCACCGAGATGGAGGAGGGACGCCCCTTCTCCGCATCCGACGAAACCCAAGACGTTTGCGTCATCGGATCGATCGCCAAACAGAAATTGTTTCCCGACGAAACCGCCCTCGGCAAGAAGGTGGAGATCAACGGCGTTCCCCACACGGTCGTCGGAGTGACCGCGGATCCCAAAGCCGAAGCCAGCCTCTTCTCCGCAGGCTCTTTCGCCAACGTCGCGATCGTCCCGTTCGCCTCGTTCGCCGCTCGCAATCCCGAGCCCCAGATCCACCGGTTCATGGTGCAGACCCAGCCCGACGTCGAGCCGGGGCCGCTCGTCAAGGCCGTCGAACGCGCCCTCGGGGAGCGCCTCGATCCCGCGATGTACTCGGTGAAGACCCAACAAGATCTTCTCAAACTCGTGTTTCGAATCCTCGGGATCCTCACGTGGCTCCTCACCGGCCTCACATCGATCGCGCTGTTCGTGGGAGGGGTGGGCATCATGACCGTGATGCTCATGTCCGTGGGGGAGCGCGCCAAGGAGATCGGCGTGCGCAAGACCGTGGGCGCCCGACGTTCCGACGTGTTCGTGCAGTTCCTGTTCGAGTCGCTCCTGCTTGCGATGCTTGGGGGCGTCGCAGGCATCGCTTTGAGCTACGCGATCTGCCTGTGCCTCGCTCAGTGGACCCCCATCAAGCCGCTGATCGAGGCGAAGACCGTGTTCCTGGCGGTGGGAACGTGCACGGGGGTTGGGGGAGTGTTCGGACTGCTTCCCGCAGTGCGGGCCGCCCGCCAGGACCCGGTGGTCTCGCTGCGGAACGAATAG
- the nuoF gene encoding NADH-quinone oxidoreductase subunit NuoF, producing MGEYKLLLEHAHDDAYGTLDGYKKTGGYAALAKALKGDRQAVIDQVKASGLRGRGGAGFPAWIKWNGIPKDEAKPHYILCNADEGEPGTFKDKELMERCPFQLIEGMSLAGYATGSRVGYIYIRGEFVDAARSMRRAIDEAREAGYLGERILGSTFSFDIQLHLGAGSYECGEESALMSSLMGERGMPRLKFPHAPLPTIAGLWECPTVINNVETYCCAPFIVDRGGEWYASLGASTKNSRGTKIFSVSGHVEKPGNYEIEFGTSLMELLELAGGMKGGALKACVPGGSSVPILNAEQTQRAILGYEEMADVQSMVGSGGCMFLNEHTCIVTFIWRTALFYARESCGKCTPCREGTKWLEQILRRIRNGGGREGDIQLLLDVCSQIDGRSFCGLGDAAAWPVAGALRVFPEEFEYFIKHGRSVVDSPETAAMAPV from the coding sequence ATGGGCGAATACAAACTCCTCCTCGAACATGCGCACGACGACGCGTATGGCACTCTCGACGGCTACAAGAAGACGGGGGGCTACGCGGCGCTCGCCAAGGCCCTGAAAGGGGACCGCCAGGCCGTGATCGACCAGGTCAAGGCGTCCGGCTTGCGCGGCCGCGGCGGGGCGGGCTTTCCCGCCTGGATCAAGTGGAACGGCATCCCCAAAGACGAGGCGAAGCCGCACTACATTTTGTGCAACGCCGACGAGGGCGAGCCTGGGACGTTCAAGGACAAGGAGCTGATGGAGCGCTGTCCCTTCCAGCTCATCGAAGGAATGAGCCTGGCCGGCTACGCCACGGGGTCGCGCGTGGGCTACATCTACATCCGCGGCGAGTTTGTCGATGCCGCCCGGTCGATGCGGCGGGCGATCGATGAAGCGCGCGAAGCGGGATACCTGGGCGAGAGGATCTTGGGATCGACGTTCTCGTTCGACATTCAGCTTCATCTCGGCGCCGGCTCATACGAGTGCGGCGAAGAGTCCGCGCTGATGAGTTCGCTGATGGGCGAGCGCGGCATGCCACGGCTCAAGTTTCCCCACGCCCCTCTTCCGACGATCGCCGGCCTTTGGGAGTGCCCGACGGTCATCAACAACGTGGAAACATACTGCTGCGCCCCGTTCATCGTGGACCGCGGCGGCGAGTGGTACGCCTCGCTCGGCGCATCCACAAAGAATTCCCGCGGCACGAAGATCTTCTCCGTGTCCGGCCATGTCGAGAAGCCAGGGAACTACGAAATCGAGTTTGGAACGTCGCTCATGGAGCTGTTGGAGCTGGCGGGCGGCATGAAAGGCGGCGCGCTCAAAGCGTGCGTGCCGGGCGGCAGCTCGGTCCCCATCCTCAACGCCGAGCAGACGCAGCGCGCGATCCTCGGTTACGAGGAGATGGCCGACGTGCAGTCGATGGTGGGCTCGGGCGGATGCATGTTCCTCAACGAGCACACGTGCATCGTCACCTTCATCTGGCGGACCGCGCTCTTCTACGCGAGAGAGTCGTGCGGCAAGTGCACGCCGTGCCGCGAGGGCACCAAGTGGCTTGAACAGATCTTGCGCCGCATCCGCAACGGCGGCGGTCGGGAGGGCGATATCCAGCTCCTGCTCGACGTGTGTTCGCAGATCGACGGGCGTTCGTTCTGCGGACTTGGCGACGCCGCGGCGTGGCCGGTGGCCGGCGCCCTGCGGGTGTTCCCCGAGGAGTTCGAGTACTTCATCAAGCACGGACGAAGCGTGGTCGATTCACCGGAGACCGCCGCCATGGCCCCCGTGTAA